DNA sequence from the Agromyces aureus genome:
GCGATGCCGTCGGCGACGCGCGCCTCGTCGACGGCCGCGATGAGCTCGGCGGATGCCGCGTCGAACAGTTCGCCCTCGGCGTCGTCGGTGCTCGACCCGGCGCCGAGTCGGATCGTCGCGACATACTCCTTGTCGAGGCCGACGAGGTAGGTGAGGAGGCGGGTCGACCCGTTGATGCCGAGCACGAGGAGGCCGGTCGCCATGGGATCGAGCGTGCCGGCGTGCCCGACCCGGCGGGTTCCGGCGAGGCGACGCGTGCGCGCGACCACGTCGTGGCTGGTGATGCCCTGCGGCTTGTCGACGAGGAGGATGCCGCTGTTCACGCCCTACAGGCTAACAGCCGACCGGTCGCACGCCCTCGTCGCTGGCCCTCCCCTACGCTTGGCGGGTGAGGATCGGGATCATCGGCGCCGGCGCGCTCGGCGGAACGTTCGCGGCACTGCTCTCGCAGGCCGGCCACGAGGTCGAGGTCGCCGCGCGCGGCACCGTGCGCGCAGCGATCCAGGCCCGTGGCATCCGTCTCAGCGGCGGATTCGGCGATGTGATCGCCGAGGTCGCGGTCGCCGAGCGCCTGACCGTTCGCCCGGAGCTCGTGCTCGTGTGCACCAAGGCGCAGGACGCCGAGGCCGCGATCGCCGCGAATCGCGAGCGCATCGACGGCGCGCCCGTCGTGGTCGTGCAGAACGGACTCGAGGGCGTCGACACCGCCTCGCGGCTGCTCCCTCGCTCGCGGTGCTTCGGCCTGCTCTCGCTCATCGCCGCCGACCACTCCGAGCCGGGCGTCGTGCACGTGACGGCGACGGCCGAGAGCCGACTCGGTCGCGGCGACGGATCGGCCGGCCCCGAGGCCGTGCGCCTCGCAGCGCTGCTCTCCGACGCCGTGCCGGTGCTCGCGATCGACGACTTCCGCGGAGCGCAGTGGACCAAGCTCGTCGTGAACATGGTCAACGCGGTGCCCGCGATCGTCGGGTCCACACTCGGCGACGTCGTCGCCGACTCGGGGCTGCTCGCCGTACTGACGGCCTCGATGCGCGAGTGCGTTCGGATCGGCATCGCTCGCGGAGTGCGGTTCGTCGCCCTGAACGGACTCGACGACGCCTCGCTCAGGGATTTCGCCTCCCTGCCGCTCGCCGAGGCGACCGCGGTGCCGTCGGCACTCGTCTCCAGAATGAGTTGGGAGCAGAACCGGGGCTCAACGCAGCAGAGCCTTCGCCGCGGACAGCCGACCGAGATCGACTACCTGAACGGCGCCGTCGTGCGCGAGGCATCCATCGCCGCCCTCGCCGCGCCCGTCAACGCGGCCCTCACCGCGCTCGTGCACGAGGTCGAGGCGGCCGGGCGGCCGCTGCCGCGAGCGCGTGTGCTCGACGTGCTCGCTCTGGTCTGACCCGCGCGTACGACCGAGCGGGCGTCGGTCGAACCTCGGTCGGCCGCGCGTTCGACCACGCGCGAAAGAGGGGGCCCGGCGAACCGGACCCCCTCTCTGCGTCTAGCGGATGTCGCTACGCGCGGTTCTTGCGGCGAACGCGGGCGATCACGAGGAACGCTGCGCCTGCGAGCACGATCAGACCCGCGACGATGGCGATGCCCGTACCGGCGAAGCCGGTCTCGGCGAGGCCGATGCCGCCACCCGCCGTGGTGGTGCCGTCACCGCCGCCGGTCGGCACGATGGTCGGGCCGTTGGCGCAGTTCGGGGTCGCGGGCGGGTAGCTCAGGTCGACCGTCATCTCGGGGTTCACGACGAGCGTGGCCTTGGTCACCGAGCGGGTCCAGGCGAAGTTCCCGGTGGTCTCCTGCCAGGTGCCGTCGACCTTCTGCTCCCAGCCGGGCCAACCGGTCGGCGTGACGCCGTCCGCGGCGACCGATGCACCGGGCCAGAGACGCTGACCCTTCAGCACGCCGTCCTTGAGCTCGCCGAGTTCGAGGGTCTCGGTGTTCGTGCCGTCGCTCAGCACGAGCGAGACCTTCTTGCTCGTCGCCTGCTCGTCAGGGTCGACCAGCTTGACGTCGTAGAAGATCCAGGGCGCATCGGCGATGCACTTGCCGGTCGCGAACGATCCCTCGAGCGTCGGCTCGATGCATTCCTCATCGTCGAACGTGAACTCGAACGACTTGGACGTCGTACCGTCGGCGAAGAAGTGGCCATCGTCGGTGGTCGCGATCGCGGTCGCATTGCCGCTGCGCGGGTCGCCGACGATCTTCCAGCTCACGTGTTCGACTTCGTCGGGCAGCTCGATCGCGTCGAGGTCGACGCCGCACTTCTCGGTCGGAGTGGGCGCGGCTGCCAGCGGGATGCAGTCGGTGTCGACGATCTTGAACGTCCACGACGTCGTCGCACCAGCCGGGAACTTGAGGCCCTTCTGCGGGGCCACCGTCGCCGTGATCGACTCGGCGGTGCGCGTGACCGTCCAGTCGAGCTTGTCGGTGTCGATCGGGTCGGTGAACACCGTGTTGTCGGGACCGCACGAGTCGTCGAATGCCGGCTCGCCCGGGGCGGCAGTCTCCTCCGGCGGGCAGTCTGCATCGTTGATCACGAACGGATCGAACGTGATCGACGCCTCACCGGTCTTGAACGCGAAGCCGGCCTGCGGCTTCACCGAAACCGTGATCTTGCCGTCGGCGCGCGTCGTCGTCCAGTCGAGCTCGGTCGTGTCGACCGGTTCGGTGAACTCCGTGTTGTCGGGACCGCACTCGTCCTTGAACGCCGGCTTGGCCGGAACATCGATCGGGCAGGGCGTGTCGTTGATCACGAACGCCGGGAACGTGATCGACGGCGCACCGGATTCGAACGCGAACCCGGCCTGCGGCTTCACGGAAACCGTGATCTTGCCGTTGGCGCGCGTCGTCGTCCAGTCGAGCTCGGTCGTGTCGGCCGGCTCGGTGAAGACCGTGTTGCCGGGCCCGCACTCATCGCTGAACGCCGGAGCAGCCGGGACGACGATCTTGGTCGGCGGGCAGGGCGCGTCGTTGACGACGTATGCCGGGAACGTGATCGACGGCTCACCGTTCTTGAACGCGAACCCGGCCTGCGGCTTCACGGAAACCGTGATCTTGCCGTTGGCGCGCGTCGTCGTCCAGTCGAGCTCGGTCGTGTCGGCCGGCTCGGTGAAGACCGTGTTGCCGGGCCCGCACTTGTCGCTGAACGCCGGAGCGGCCGGCACGTCGATCTTGGTCGGCGGCTTGACGCAGTCGGCGTACTGGAGCAGCGTCTGGTCTCCCTGCGCGGGCACCGTGTTGATGATCGGGCTGGTCTCCCAGACGTCCCACCATGCGTACGTCTTGTACGTGTACGACGGGATGATGTCCTTGGAGTGGTCGTCGTGACCGCTGCGGATCGAGCTCACGGGGAGCTCGAGGCGCTGGTACGCCTTCGTGCCGTTGTCCCAGTGGCACACGGTCAGCTTCGGCGTGTTCGACGTACGGCAGTCGCCCTTGAGCTTCTCGACGCGACCGTCGGAGCCCTTGGAGTACTTGTCGTTCCACGTGGTGTAGGCGTAGACCCACGGACCGGTCGTGCTGGTGCCGGAGATCGACTCGGTGCCGAGCACGAGCGTCGCGTTGCCTTGGGAGGGGATCGGGCCCTTGTTCATGCCGGCGTCGCTCTTCGGCGTGCCGTCGAACGAGCTCCCGCCCACGCGCCACTTGGTCGAGCCCGTGAGGTTCTTGTCGACCTGGGTGAGCTCGAGCGTGTACGTGACGTCGTACATGCCCGTTGTGGTGTTGCAGACGGCGGTGGCCTTCAGGTCACCGGTGTGCGCGCTCGCGGGCGCCGCCATGGCGACGACGGAGAGGCCGCCGGCGAGGGCGAGGGTGGTCAGGACGGCCGCGGCGCGACGCCACAAGCTCGGTGATTCAGGCCGGGTGCGGGTGCGCCAGGTGCGCAGGGCACCGCGTACCGAACCGCTGGGGTTGGGCATTCGGGTTCTCCATCGATCGAACCGGCGTTTGCGAACCCTGGCGAAGGCCGAGTGCGCGCGCGACAGCACGGCGTGGACCGTGGAGCCTTGGGCAGGCGCACACGGGTGTTCGGGTCTTCGGGTGGTGCGTGAGGGATCGCACAGCCGGGGGCAAGGGCTGTGAACCTTCAGTATGGCGGCTCGCGACAGGTCGCGTCCACCGATCCGCGGTCGGATTCGACGATTTCCCCCGCAAAGTGGGGCCAAGCTCGCGCACAGCGGGGGAACGCGCGGCGCAGCACCCCGACGAGGCCGATCGGATGCCGCCTGATCAGCCGTTTCAGCCGACGACGAGGCTCGGGTGCGCGGCGTCGCGGTCGTCGACGACGACGGCATCGCCGAGGCGCGGATCCGCCTCGGCGTAGGCGAGCACGTCGGCCGGGTCCACCGGTTCGCCGTCGAGCACGATCGGCACGTCCCAGAGTTCGGCGAGTCGCGGGCGCATCACGAACCGGCCGTCGAGCACGAGGATGGCGTCGGCGGGGCCGGTGATCCACTTCGGTTCGACCCAGGCGTCGCGGGCGGGGTCGAGCACGGCCGTGACGAACGCCGTCGACCCGCCCATGCGGAACGGCTCCACGAGCACTCGGCGCAACGCCGACTCGTCGAACCCGTACCGGAAGTAGCGTTCGGGGGTGTCGTCGCCGAACACGTCCTGCGCAGCCCGCGAGCGGTGGAAGCCTTCCATGCTGGCGCGGAACACGCGGTGACCGCGCTCGCGGATCACGTCGGCGAGGTCGTCGCCGAACCGGGTCTTGCCGCTGCGCACCGGGCCGTCGATCGCCACGATCATGCGCCCGCGCCCGGAGTGCCGCAGGATCTCGTCGGAGAGCTGCCGTAGGAACGTCACTCGCGGCGTCGTCACCAGTTGCATGGGGCCAATGCTAGTCAGCGACGGTGGCCGGGGCATCCGTTCGGGTGCCTAGGCTGGGAGGATGCCCGCTGCATCGCCCGACCTCGCCGAGGCCGTCAACGACTGGTTCGCGGATGCCGCGCGCCCGCTGCCGTGGCGTGCGGCCGACGTGTCGCCGTGGGCCGTGATGGTGAGCGAGTTCATGCTGCAGCAGACCCAGGTCTCGCGTGTGGTCCCCCGATGGGAGGCATGGATCGAGCGCTGGCCGACGCCCGCCGCGATGGCGGCCGCTCCCCCGTCCGAGGCGGTGCGCGCCTGGGACCGGCTCGGCTACCCGCGCCGAGCCCTGTGGCTGCACCGGGCCGCGACCGCGATGGTCGAGCGGCACGGCGGCGAGGTGCCGCGCGAGCTCGACGACCTGCTCGCCCTGCCCGGTGTCGGGCCGTACACCGCACGCGCGGTGGCGGCGTTCGCGTTCGGCGCGCGGCATCCGGTCGTCGACACGAACACCCGACGGGTCATCGCCCGTGCCGTGCTGGGGCAGGGCCATCCCGGTCCGCCTTCGACCGCCCGCGATCTCGCGGCGATGGATGCGCTGCTCCCGGAGTCGGATGCCGCGGCGCGCGTGTTCAACGCGGCCGCGATGGAGCTCGGGGCCACCGTGTGCACCGCCCGCTCGCCGAGGTGCGAGTCGTGCCCGATCGCGGACCGGTGCGCCTGGCGGCTCGCCGGCAGCCCCGAGTACGACGGACCGCGCACGGCGAAGCAGGCCCGCTTCGAGGGCTCCGACCGGCAGGTGCGTGGGCTCGTGATGCGCGAACTCCGTGCCGCGCACCGTCCGGTGGCCCGTGCCGAGCTCGCGCCGATCTGGGCCGACCAGGCGAAGCTCGATCGCGCCATCGACACGCTCGTTGCCGACGGGCTCGCCGTGCCCGATGACGACGGCTTCACGCTCCCCGACGCGTGAGTGCGATGCGGGCGAGGCTCCGCGTGCGCGACTCCGGCACGAGAGCCGTCGCGAAGCGGGCACCGACGACGGAAGGCACGCCCTGACGGGCGTGCCTTCCATATCGTTCAGCGAATCTACGCCCGCTTGGACTCGTCGGCCTCGGACTCGTCGTCTTCCGACTCGTCTTCTTCGAAATCGCGCGGCTTCACGTACGGGTCGGCGTCGCCGGCGTACTCGGCCGCGCTCGCCGCCGCCTCGGTCTCGGCGTCGCGTTCGCGGGCCTCGCGCAGGAGCGCGGCGATGTGGTCGGCGTTCTCGGGGATCGCGTCGAGGATGAACTCGAGCGACGGCGTGAGCCGCGCCGTGATGTTGCGACCGACCTCGGTGCGCAGCATGCCGGTGGCGGCCTTCAGCGCGAGGGCCGAGTCGCTGCGCTCCTCGTCGGTGCCGTACACCGTGTAGAAGATGCTCGCGTGCTGGAGGTCGCCCGTGACGCGGACGTCCGTGATCGTGACGAAACCGAGTCGCGGGTCGCGGAGGCCCTTGTCGAGCCGTCGGGCGACGATCTCCTTGATGCGGTCCGCCATCTTGCGGGCGCGTGCGGGATCAGCCATGCTGTGTCTCCTTCCGGGACGGGATCGGGGCGGCTCGCGCCGCCCCGACCGTCTCGACTATGCGCGAGGCTTCTCGCGCATCTCGGTGGTCTCGATCTCGTCGCCCACCTGGATGTCGTTGAACTTGCCGAGGCCGATACCGGCTTCGTAGTCCGTGCGCACCTCGGTGACGTCGTCCTTGAAGCGACGCAGCGACTCGATCGCGAGGTTGTCGCCGACGACGACGCCATCGCGGATGACGCGTGCCTTGGCGTTTCGCGTGATCGTTCCCGACCGCACGATGACACCCGCGATGTTGCCGAACTTCGAGGAGCGGAACACCTCGCGGATCTCGGCGACACCCGACTGGACCTCTTCGAACTCGGGCTTGAGCATGCCCTTGAGCGAGTCCTCGATCTCGTCGATCGCGTTGTAGATGACCGAGTAGAAGCGGATGTCGACGCCCTCGCGAGCGGCGCGCTCGCGCGCCTTCGTGTCGGGACGCACGTTGAAGCCCACGATGATCGCGTTGTCGATCGTCGCGAGGTTGACGTCGCTCTCGGTGATCGCACCCACACCGCGGTGGAGGATGCGCAGCTGCACCGAGTCGTCGACCTCGATCTTGAGGAGCGACTCCTCGAGCGCCTCGACGGCACCCGAGACGTCACCCTTGATGATGAGGTTGAGCGATTCGACCTTGCCCTCTTCGAGTGCACGGGTGAAGTCCTCGAGCGAGATGCGCTTGCGGGCCTTGGCCAGCTGGGCGTTGCGCTCGGCGGCTTCGCGCTTCTCGGCGATCTGACGCGCGGTGCGGTCCTCCTCGGTGACGAGGAAGGTGTCGCCGGCGCGCGGGACGCTCGAGAGGCCCTGCACCTGGACCGGGCGCGACGGGGTCGCGGCGAGCACGGGGTCGCCGTTCTCGTCGGCCATCGCACGGACGCGGCCGTAGGCCGTGCCAGCGACGATCGCGTCACCGACGCGCAGCGTTCCGGACTGGATGAGCACGGTCGCGACGGCACCGCGGCCCTTGTCGAGCTTCGCTTCGATCGCGACACCGCGGGCGTCCTTGTTCGGGTTCGCACGCAGGTCGAGGCCGGCATCGGCGGTGAGGAGCACTGCGTCGAGCAGGTCCTGGATGCCGATGTCGTTGCGAGCCGAGACGTCGACGAACATGACGTCTCCGCCGTACTCCTCGGCGACGAGGCCGAACTCGGTGAGCTGCTGGCGCACCTTGGCCGGGTTGGCGTCTTCCTTGTCGATCTTGTTCACCGCGACCACGATCGGCACGTTGGCCGACTGCGCGTGGTTCAGCGCCTCGATCGTCTGGGGCATGATGCCGTCGTCGGCCGCGACCACGAGGATCGCGATGTCGGTCACCTGCGCACCACGGGCACGCATGGCGGTGAACGCCTCGTGGCCCGGGGTGTCGATGAAGGTGATCGCGCGGTCGATGCCCTCGTGCTGGGTGTGCACCTGGTAGGCACCGATGTGCTGCGTGATGCCGCCGGCCTCGCCTGCGACGACGTTGGCGTTGCGGATCGCGTCGAGCAGTCGTGTCTTACCGTGGTCGACGTGACCCATGACGGTCACGACGGGCGGACGCTGCTCGAGGACGTCGTCGCCCTCGTCGTCGAGTTCGCCGTCGAGGTCGATGTCGAAGCCCTCGAGGAGCTCCTTGTCCTCGTCTTCGGGCGAGACGACCTGGATCTTGTAGCCGAGCTCGGCGCCGAGCACCTCGAAGGTGGCC
Encoded proteins:
- a CDS encoding ketopantoate reductase family protein, with the translated sequence MRIGIIGAGALGGTFAALLSQAGHEVEVAARGTVRAAIQARGIRLSGGFGDVIAEVAVAERLTVRPELVLVCTKAQDAEAAIAANRERIDGAPVVVVQNGLEGVDTASRLLPRSRCFGLLSLIAADHSEPGVVHVTATAESRLGRGDGSAGPEAVRLAALLSDAVPVLAIDDFRGAQWTKLVVNMVNAVPAIVGSTLGDVVADSGLLAVLTASMRECVRIGIARGVRFVALNGLDDASLRDFASLPLAEATAVPSALVSRMSWEQNRGSTQQSLRRGQPTEIDYLNGAVVREASIAALAAPVNAALTALVHEVEAAGRPLPRARVLDVLALV
- a CDS encoding A/G-specific adenine glycosylase is translated as MPAASPDLAEAVNDWFADAARPLPWRAADVSPWAVMVSEFMLQQTQVSRVVPRWEAWIERWPTPAAMAAAPPSEAVRAWDRLGYPRRALWLHRAATAMVERHGGEVPRELDDLLALPGVGPYTARAVAAFAFGARHPVVDTNTRRVIARAVLGQGHPGPPSTARDLAAMDALLPESDAAARVFNAAAMELGATVCTARSPRCESCPIADRCAWRLAGSPEYDGPRTAKQARFEGSDRQVRGLVMRELRAAHRPVARAELAPIWADQAKLDRAIDTLVADGLAVPDDDGFTLPDA
- the rbfA gene encoding 30S ribosome-binding factor RbfA, which translates into the protein MADPARARKMADRIKEIVARRLDKGLRDPRLGFVTITDVRVTGDLQHASIFYTVYGTDEERSDSALALKAATGMLRTEVGRNITARLTPSLEFILDAIPENADHIAALLREARERDAETEAAASAAEYAGDADPYVKPRDFEEDESEDDESEADESKRA
- the infB gene encoding translation initiation factor IF-2, which translates into the protein MAAKPRVHEIASELGVDSKIALEKLKEMGEYVKGPSSSIEPPVARRLKAALEAAGAAAKDAAPAAAAPAAPARPSAAKPGIKPGPKPAPKPVAAPEAPAEAPAAAAPADVPLTVAERQAQAEERAAQAAAEKAAAAEAPAAAATETPTDEAKPGSAPKPGGAAPRPGAPRPGAPASRPGNNPFASAQGMGQKPAIPRPGNNPFASAQGMGQRPSPGNIPRPQAPRPGSPRPGAPRPAGAGGRPGGGFQRPGGAGAGAGARPGGGGGFQRPGGGAPGAGGGFAPRPAGGGGGRGRGPGGGTAGAFGRGGGKSKSRKSKRTKRAEFEMREAPSLGGVSVPRGDGTTVIRLRRGSSISDFADKIDANPGSLVTVLFHLGEMATATESLDEATFEVLGAELGYKIQVVSPEDEDKELLEGFDIDLDGELDDEGDDVLEQRPPVVTVMGHVDHGKTRLLDAIRNANVVAGEAGGITQHIGAYQVHTQHEGIDRAITFIDTPGHEAFTAMRARGAQVTDIAILVVAADDGIMPQTIEALNHAQSANVPIVVAVNKIDKEDANPAKVRQQLTEFGLVAEEYGGDVMFVDVSARNDIGIQDLLDAVLLTADAGLDLRANPNKDARGVAIEAKLDKGRGAVATVLIQSGTLRVGDAIVAGTAYGRVRAMADENGDPVLAATPSRPVQVQGLSSVPRAGDTFLVTEEDRTARQIAEKREAAERNAQLAKARKRISLEDFTRALEEGKVESLNLIIKGDVSGAVEALEESLLKIEVDDSVQLRILHRGVGAITESDVNLATIDNAIIVGFNVRPDTKARERAAREGVDIRFYSVIYNAIDEIEDSLKGMLKPEFEEVQSGVAEIREVFRSSKFGNIAGVIVRSGTITRNAKARVIRDGVVVGDNLAIESLRRFKDDVTEVRTDYEAGIGLGKFNDIQVGDEIETTEMREKPRA